ATCGACCGCGCGGTGAACAACCTCGGGCACAAGCTGCTGGAAGAATTCATCGTCGTCGCGCTGGTCTGCGGGATCTTCCTCTGGCACCTGCGCTCCTCCCTGGTGGCGATCATCTCGTTACCGGTCGGCGTGCTGCTGGCCTTTATCCTGATGCGGCAGCAGGGGCTCAACGCCAACATCATGTCCCTGGGCGGGATCGCCATCGCGATCGGGGCCATGGTCGATGCCGCGGTGGTGATGATCGAGAACGCCCACAAGAAGCTCGAGGCCTGGCACCACGCCCATCCCGGGGAACAGCTGCGCGGCGAACCGCGCTGGCGGCTGATGACCGAGGCGGCGACCGAGGTCGGGCCGGCGCTGTTCTTCTGCCTGCTGATCATCACCCTGTCGTTCATCCCGGTGTTCACCCTGCAGGCCCAGGAGGGCCGGCTGTTTGGCCCCCTGGCGTTCACCAAGACCTACGCCATGGCCGCGGCGGCGGGATTGTCGGTGACCCTGGTGCCGGTGTTGATGGGCTACTGGATCCGCGGGCGGATTCCCGGCGAGCGGCAAAACCCGCTGAACCGCTGGTTGATCCGCTGCTACGAGCCGGCCCTGGACGCGGTGCTGCGCCGGCCCCGGAGCACCCTGCTGGTGGCCGTGCTGGTGTTGCTCAGCGCGGCGTGGCCGCTGTCGCGCCTGGGCGGCGAGTTCCTGCCGCCGCTGGACGAAGGTGACCTGTTGTATATGCCCACGGCGCTGCCGGGCCTGTCGGCGCAGAAGGCCGCGCAACTGCTGCAACAGACCGACCGGCTGATCAAGAGCGTGCCCGAGGTCGAGCGGGTCTACGGCAAGGCCGGGCGCGCCGAAACGGCCACCGACCCGGCGCCGCTGGAGATGTTCGAAACCACGGTGCAGTTCAGGCCCCGGGAGCAGTGGCGCCCCGGCATGACCGCGGAACGGCTGGTGCAGGAGCTGGACCGGGTGGTGCAGGTGCCGGGGTTGACCAACCTCTGGATTCCCCCGATCCGCAACCGGGTCGACATGCTCGCCACCGGCATCAAGAGCCCGATCGGGGTCAAGGTGGCTGGCGCCAACCTGCGGGACATCGACACCGCGACCCAAGCCATCGAACGGGTGGCCAGGACGGTGCCCGGGGTCGGTTCGGCGCTGGCCGAGCGCCTGGGCGGCGGCCGTTACATCGACCTGGACATCGACCGCGCCGCTGCCGCGCGCTACGGCCTGAACATCGCCGACGTGCAGTCGATCGTCGCCGGCGCCATCGGTGGCGAGAACATCGGCGAGACCGTCGAGGGCCTGGCGCGCTTCCCGATCAACCTGCGTTACCCGCGGGAGTGGCGGGACTCGCTGGATGCCCTGCGACAGTTGCCGATCTACACCCCGCTGGGCGGCCAGGTGACCCTGGGCAGTGTGGCGCGGGTCGCGGTCAGCGAGGGCCCGCCAATGCTCAAGAGCGAAAATGCCCGGCCCTCGGGCTGGGTGTACGTCGATGTGCGGGGACGGGATATCGCCGCGGTGGTGGCCGATCTGCGCCGCGCGGTGAGCGAGCAGGTGCGGTTGCAGCCCGGCATGAGCCTGAGCTATTCCGGGCAGTTCGAGTTTCTCGAACGAGCCAATGCCCGGCTCGCGTGGCTGGTGCCGGCGACCTTGCTGATCATCCTGGTGCTGCTGTACCTGACCTTCTCCCGCTTCGACGAGGCCTTGCTGATCATGGCGACGCTGCCGTTCGCCCTGACGGGCGGGGTGTGGTTCCTCTACGGGCTGGGGTTCAACCTGTCGGTGGCCACCGGCGTGGGGTTCATTGCCCTGGCGGGGGTGGCCGCCGAGTTCGGCGTGATCATGCTGCTGTACCTGAAAAATGCCTGGGCCGAGCGCCAGGCGTGCGGCCCGGGCGACGAGCCCGGGCTGCTGGCGGCGATCCGCGAGGGCGCGGTGCAGCGCGTGCGGCCCAAGGCCATGACGGTGGCGGTGATCGTCGCCGGCCTGCTGCCGATCCTGCTGGACGGCGGCACCGGCAGCGAAGTGATGAGCCGCATCGCCGCGCCCATGGTCGGCGGCATGCTCACCGCGCCGTTGTTGTCGCTGTTCGTGATTCCGGCGGCCTATCGCCTGATGCGCCGCCGGCACCTGGCCGCTGCCTGCACCCCGCCAGGAACAGAACCATGACTGCGATTCGTCGCGGGTGACGTTCGGCTTGCGCCTGGATGCCACGCTATCCAGGCGCGCACCGGTCGTTCTGGCGAGCGTCTAGGCCCGGGGCGGCTGCGGGTAGCCGGGCAGGCGTTTGCCGCGGGCGAGCCGGCGCCAGGTGTCGACGAAGGGCGTGACGATCAGGCTGTAGATCGTCAGGTAGCGCGGATGGTCCTGCTCGCCGGTGCCGAAGCGCAGGGGTTCCGGGGTCGCGCTGGTGACGTAGAGGGTGCCGAACAGCCAGTCCCAGAGCGACAGGTTGATGGCGAAGTTCTTGTTGAAGTGGCGGGGCGCGTCGCTGTGATGGATCTGGTGCTGGGCCGGGCTGTTCAGCACGTGTTCCAGCCGCGGCCCGAACGACAGCCAGACGTGGCTGTGGCGCAGGTTGGCCGCCAGGCCGTTGAAGATGAACACCAGGTAGGTCACGCCGAACAGCGTATAGCGCCCGACCTCGCCGCCGCAGGCGTACCAGAACGCGCCGGCATACAGGCCCAGGGCCGCGGTGACCGCCAGCTTCTCGACGATCTTTTCCACGAAGTGCACGCGGCTCGCGGTCGCCGGGACCAGCACCGGCGCGGAGTGGTGGACCTTGTGGAACGCCCACAGCCAGCGGCTGTGAAAGGCCCGGTGCAGCCAGTAATGGATGAAGTCCTTGAGCAGGAACACCCCCAGCCCGTAGAGCAGGGCCAGGGCGAGGTTCTCGCCGAGGCGCGGGCGGGCGCCCCAGAGGTTGTCGAAGAAGGCCAGGTAATCGCCGGAGCGCAGGATATGGGGATCGACCAGCTGGACGATGGGCAGCACCAGGGCGACCTTGAGCAGGGCGCGCACAAAGTAGTAGCGGTAATCGAGCAGCGCCGAGCGGTGCAAATGCACCCGGCGCCCGCCGATGAACTGGCCGAAGCTGCGGGCGTCGGTCAGGCCACGCCGCCGGCGCCAGCGGAACAGGCCGTAGGCGACGCCATAGGAAATCAGCAGGAAGGCGAGCCCGAGACGGCCATTGAGGTTGAACAGGCCGACAAACTGCCGGCTCAGCGGCTCGATCAGCCACTGCTCCAGGTGCGGGTAGACAAACGCGAAAGCATCCACGGCACGTTCGCCTCGGCCAAAGGGGGAAGGCGCGCATTGTAAATCAGAACTGTTTCGCCTGAGCAGCTTTGTGTGGGCGGCGCAGGTGCCGGCGATTCACAGCACCGCGTGCGGTTCGTTCCTATCTGCACCATCCAGCAGAAGGACTGCACCATGAACAACACCGACCTCAGCCGCATCATCTTGAGCGACCACTCGCGCATCGCCGCCGCCATCAGCACGGGCGCGGCCTGGGAAGTCTGGTTCCAGGTCGAATTCCTCATACTGTTGCGGGCCGCTCACCTGGGGGTCGCCCGCGAGGTGGCTTACCCTCCGCCGAACCAGGGCCTGCACCTGGATGTGCTGGCCGGCCAGGGCGTCAAGCAGTACGCCATCGAGCTCAAGGTCGAGAGCGCGACCAACGCCGGCAACCGACTGCTGGCCGAAACCCGCAAGGACATCGAGAAGATCGCCAAATTCACCGAGCCGGTCGAGGCTCGCTGGGTGGTTTCCCTGGCCTACAGCGACGAGGCCAAGCGCACGCTGCGCGGCTTCACAGTCGAGAACGGCGGCCATGCGATCTACCACGAGGAAGGCGGGATCGGCTGCATGATTTTCTCGGTCTGATCCGCACGGGCGCCAGACGGCCCGGCGCCGCCTGGCGCCTGCCCTAGTGCGCGAACAGACGCCGGTCGTTGGCTTTCTGCGAGCCGGCGACGTAGTAATCCTCGAACCAGGCGGGCCGGCCCGAGATCGCCGTGGGTTTTCTCAGCAGCAAGGGCGGGGCCTGGTGGTTGCCGCTGGTGCTGAAGGCCTGTTGCATGGCGCTGCGAAAGTGCAGGTGGTCGAAGATCAGCAAGGCCTGGATGGCGTAGACCACGGCGATCTTCTGGTCCTCGATCAGGATCAGGTGATCGCCGTTCTTTTCCTCCCCCGAGACCGACAGGTTCGAGGAGCCGGTGAAGACCTTGGCGCTGGGCAGGTTGAAGTCGACGACCACGAACTTGTTGTGCACCGAAATGCCGCTGCCGCCCGACCATTCGCTGCGAAACGGCTCCGGCGCGTATTTGGCCAGGTAGGCGAAGTCGACCTCGGCCGAGGTGCCGTCCGGCTTGATCACCGCCATGCCCGACGCCTTGTCGGAAACCCCGTAGTTGAACAGCGGGCGCTGGTAGAGCTGGC
This portion of the Pseudomonas sp. MRSN 12121 genome encodes:
- a CDS encoding efflux RND transporter permease subunit, yielding MIAAVIRWSVANRLLVVLATLFFSAWGIWAVRHTPVDALPDLSDTQVIIRTPYAGQAPQIVENQVTYPLATTMLSVPGAKTVRGYSFFGDSFVYVLFEDGTDLYWARSRVLEYLSQVQGRLPANARPALGPDATGVGWIFQYALVDRSGRHDLAQLRALQDWFLKFELKTLPNVAEVATVGGMVKQYQVLLDPLKLASLGITQAEVRAAIGQANQETGGAVLELAEAEFMVRASGYLQSLDDFRAIPLKLGAGGVPVTLGDVATVQVGPEMRRGIGELDGEGEAVGGVVILRSGQNARDTIAAVKARLAELKGSLPPGVEIVTTYDRSTLIDRAVNNLGHKLLEEFIVVALVCGIFLWHLRSSLVAIISLPVGVLLAFILMRQQGLNANIMSLGGIAIAIGAMVDAAVVMIENAHKKLEAWHHAHPGEQLRGEPRWRLMTEAATEVGPALFFCLLIITLSFIPVFTLQAQEGRLFGPLAFTKTYAMAAAAGLSVTLVPVLMGYWIRGRIPGERQNPLNRWLIRCYEPALDAVLRRPRSTLLVAVLVLLSAAWPLSRLGGEFLPPLDEGDLLYMPTALPGLSAQKAAQLLQQTDRLIKSVPEVERVYGKAGRAETATDPAPLEMFETTVQFRPREQWRPGMTAERLVQELDRVVQVPGLTNLWIPPIRNRVDMLATGIKSPIGVKVAGANLRDIDTATQAIERVARTVPGVGSALAERLGGGRYIDLDIDRAAAARYGLNIADVQSIVAGAIGGENIGETVEGLARFPINLRYPREWRDSLDALRQLPIYTPLGGQVTLGSVARVAVSEGPPMLKSENARPSGWVYVDVRGRDIAAVVADLRRAVSEQVRLQPGMSLSYSGQFEFLERANARLAWLVPATLLIILVLLYLTFSRFDEALLIMATLPFALTGGVWFLYGLGFNLSVATGVGFIALAGVAAEFGVIMLLYLKNAWAERQACGPGDEPGLLAAIREGAVQRVRPKAMTVAVIVAGLLPILLDGGTGSEVMSRIAAPMVGGMLTAPLLSLFVIPAAYRLMRRRHLAAACTPPGTEP
- a CDS encoding sterol desaturase family protein — its product is MDAFAFVYPHLEQWLIEPLSRQFVGLFNLNGRLGLAFLLISYGVAYGLFRWRRRRGLTDARSFGQFIGGRRVHLHRSALLDYRYYFVRALLKVALVLPIVQLVDPHILRSGDYLAFFDNLWGARPRLGENLALALLYGLGVFLLKDFIHYWLHRAFHSRWLWAFHKVHHSAPVLVPATASRVHFVEKIVEKLAVTAALGLYAGAFWYACGGEVGRYTLFGVTYLVFIFNGLAANLRHSHVWLSFGPRLEHVLNSPAQHQIHHSDAPRHFNKNFAINLSLWDWLFGTLYVTSATPEPLRFGTGEQDHPRYLTIYSLIVTPFVDTWRRLARGKRLPGYPQPPRA